A genome region from Mycolicibacterium litorale includes the following:
- the cysD gene encoding sulfate adenylyltransferase subunit CysD, with the protein MTTADLDALRVDELRLLEAEAVHIIREVVAELERPVLLFSAGKDSIVLLRLAEKAFRPAPLPFPVMHVDTGHNFDEVIEFRDRRVTGHGHKLIVASVQESIDNGRVADPGPGASRNRQQTRTLLDALEAGGFDAAFGGARRDEERARAKERILSFRDEFGQWDPRAQRPEPWSLYNGRIKKGEQVRVFPLSNWTELDVWRYIQLEDLELPSIYFAHQREVFERDGILLAVSEYVRPQDGETAAVEWVRYRTVGDLTITGAVRSQATDIERVITEISAATVSERGETRADDRTSVAAMEDRKREGYF; encoded by the coding sequence ATGACGACCGCCGACCTCGACGCCCTGCGCGTCGACGAACTGCGGCTGCTGGAAGCCGAAGCCGTGCACATCATCCGCGAGGTGGTCGCCGAACTCGAGCGTCCCGTCCTGCTGTTCAGCGCCGGAAAGGACTCGATCGTCCTACTCCGGTTGGCGGAGAAGGCGTTTCGTCCCGCACCGCTGCCGTTCCCGGTCATGCACGTCGACACCGGGCACAACTTCGACGAGGTGATCGAGTTCCGAGACCGCCGCGTCACCGGACACGGCCACAAACTGATCGTCGCCTCGGTGCAGGAGTCCATCGACAACGGACGCGTGGCCGATCCGGGGCCTGGAGCCTCACGCAACCGTCAGCAGACCCGCACGCTGCTCGACGCGCTCGAGGCCGGCGGTTTCGACGCGGCGTTCGGCGGCGCCCGCCGCGACGAGGAACGCGCGCGGGCCAAGGAGCGCATCCTGAGTTTCCGCGACGAGTTCGGGCAGTGGGATCCGCGCGCCCAGCGGCCCGAACCGTGGTCGTTGTACAACGGGCGCATCAAGAAAGGCGAACAGGTCCGGGTGTTCCCGCTGAGCAACTGGACCGAACTCGACGTGTGGCGCTACATCCAGCTCGAAGACCTCGAGCTGCCTTCGATCTACTTCGCCCACCAGCGTGAGGTTTTCGAGCGCGACGGCATCCTGTTGGCGGTGTCGGAGTACGTGCGGCCGCAGGACGGGGAGACCGCCGCCGTCGAGTGGGTGCGCTACCGCACCGTCGGTGACCTCACCATCACCGGCGCGGTCCGGTCGCAGGCCACCGACATCGAGCGCGTCATCACCGAGATCTCGGCGGCGACGGTGTCCGAGCGCGGGGAGACTCGCGCCGACGACCGCACGTCGGTCGCCGCCATGGAGGACCGCAAACGCGAGGGGTACTTCTGA